A region from the Ciconia boyciana chromosome 1, ASM3463844v1, whole genome shotgun sequence genome encodes:
- the LOC140647876 gene encoding arylsulfatase D-like isoform X4: MAARTWGCHKVKILTRFLFLQTKNCCFDLNTPNAEMIWRLTSYWTPNIDRLAKEGVKLTQHIAAAPLCTPSRAAFLTGRYPLRSGMDAINNYRVIFWNGGSGGLPPNETTFAKILQQQGYSTGLIGKWHQGVNCQSRNDHCHHPLNHGFDYFYGMPFTLISDCQPTETPEMDRVFRRKLWVYTQMIGLATLTAALGRLTGLILVRWKTLTCLAGFSILFFVSWFSSYGFVRYWNCIMMRNHEVTEQPMVTDRTTSLILRESISFIERNKHKPFLLFLSFLHSHTPLLTTEKFLGRSSHGLFGDNVEEMDWMVGQVLDAIDKEGLKNTTLVYFTSDHGGWLERQEGKRQLGGWNGIYRGGKAMGGWEGGIRVPGIFRWPGVLPAGTVIDEPTSLMDIYPTVVHLAGGVLPQDRSSLYLQSSFKVASSSKSFAEATQSCTAYSSLMVSIFSARVIDGRDLMPLLQGTVKHSEHEFLFHYCGIHLHAVRWHQKDSGAIWKAHYVTPIFHPLGAGACYDRGFCPCFGEGVTHHDPPLLFDLSRDPSEAKPLSADTEPLFDTVIRKIGRAIEEHRRTLTPVPEQLSLYNVVWKPWLQPCCGTFPFCWCDKEGDNKLADL, encoded by the exons GACCCCGAACATTGATCGCCTGGCAAAAGAAGGAGTGAAACTGACCCAACACATCGCTGCAGCTCCACTTTGCacccccagcagagcagctttcctCACTGGCAGATATCCCCTCCGATCAG GGATGGATGCTATAAACAATTACCGTGTTATTTTTTGGAATGGCGGCTCAGGAGGGCTTCCTCCAAATGAAACCACTTTTGCCAAAAtactgcagcagcaaggctACAGCACAGGACTGATAG gGAAATGGCATCAAGGTGTTAACTGTCAATCCCGCAATGACCATTGTCATCACCCTTTAAACCATGGGTTTGACTATTTTTATGGGATGCCTTTTACACTAATAAGTGACTGCCAACCAACAGAAACACCAGAGATGGACAGAGTCTTTAGAAGGAAACTCTGGGTTTACACTCAGATGATTGGCCTCGCTACACTCACTGCTGCCCTAGGAAGACTGACAGGCTTGATTTTAGTCCGCTGGAAAACGCTGACCTGCCTTGCTGGGTTTAGTATCCTGTTCTTCGTATCCTGGTTCTCAAGTTATGGGTTTGTACGATACTGGAACTGCATTATGATGAGAAACCACGAAGTTACTGAGCAGCCAATGGTGACAGACAGGACTACGTCCCTTATCTTGAGAGAGTCCATTTCCTTTATTGAAAG AAATAAGCACAAACcattcctcctctttctttcctttttacacTCCCACACCCCTCTCCTCACCACAGAGAAGTTTCTTGGGAGGAGCAGCCATGGTTTATTTGGAGACAATGTAGAGGAGATGGACTGGATGGTGG GTCAGGTTCTAGATGCTATTGACAAGGAAGGCTTGAAAAATACTACACTAGTTTACTTTACCTCTGATCATGGTGGATGGCTGGAAAGACAAGAAGGCAAAAGGCAGCTGGGTGGCTGGAACGGAATATACAGAG gTGGAAAAGCTATgggaggctgggaaggaggaattCGAGTCCCAGGGATATTTAGGTGGCCAGGAGTGTTACCTGCAGGCACAGTCATTGATGAACCTACAAGTCTTATGGACATTTATCCTACAGTTGTTCATCTGGCTGGAGGGGTGTTACCCCAGGACAG ATCCAGCCTCTACCTGCAATCCTCATTCAAAGTTGCCAGTTCCAGCAAGAGTTTTGCAGAGGCAACGCAGTCCTGTACAGCTTACTCCAGTCTGATGGTGTCCATTTTTTCTGCTAGGGTAATTGATGGCCGGGATCTGATGCCTTTACTGCAAGGAACAGTTAAGCACTCAGAGCACGAGTTCCTGTTTCATTACTGTGGCATTCATTTACATGCTGTGCGGTGGCACCAGAAGGACA gTGGAGCCATCTGGAAGGCTCATTATGTGACCCCCATCTTCCATCCACTCGGGGCTGGGGCTTGTTATGATAGAGGATTTTGCCCATGTTTTGGGGAAGGCGTGACCCATCATGACCCTCCGTTGCTGTTTGATCTCTCGCGAGACCCTTCTGAAGCCAAACCTCTGTCGGCTGACACTGAGCCCCTCTTTGACACTGTAATAAGAAAGATTGGAAGAGCCATAGAAGAGCATCGCAGGACACTGACTCCAGTCCCAGAGCAGCTCTCCTTGTACAATGTTGTGTGGAAGCCGTGGCTGCAGCCGTGCTGTGGGACCTTCCCATTCTGTTGGTGTGATAAGGAAGGCGATAATAAACTTGCTGACCTATAA
- the LOC140647876 gene encoding arylsulfatase D-like isoform X2: MIWRLTSYWTSLITPLILGLLLQPPLTQLSIITQPNVVLLMADDLGIGDVGCYGNDTIRTPNIDRLAKEGVKLTQHIAAAPLCTPSRAAFLTGRYPLRSGMDAINNYRVIFWNGGSGGLPPNETTFAKILQQQGYSTGLIGKWHQGVNCQSRNDHCHHPLNHGFDYFYGMPFTLISDCQPTETPEMDRVFRRKLWVYTQMIGLATLTAALGRLTGLILVRWKTLTCLAGFSILFFVSWFSSYGFVRYWNCIMMRNHEVTEQPMVTDRTTSLILRESISFIERNKHKPFLLFLSFLHSHTPLLTTEKFLGRSSHGLFGDNVEEMDWMVGQVLDAIDKEGLKNTTLVYFTSDHGGWLERQEGKRQLGGWNGIYRGGKAMGGWEGGIRVPGIFRWPGVLPAGTVIDEPTSLMDIYPTVVHLAGGVLPQDRSSLYLQSSFKVASSSKSFAEATQSCTAYSSLMVSIFSARVIDGRDLMPLLQGTVKHSEHEFLFHYCGIHLHAVRWHQKDSGAIWKAHYVTPIFHPLGAGACYDRGFCPCFGEGVTHHDPPLLFDLSRDPSEAKPLSADTEPLFDTVIRKIGRAIEEHRRTLTPVPEQLSLYNVVWKPWLQPCCGTFPFCWCDKEGDNKLADL, translated from the exons GACCCCGAACATTGATCGCCTGGCAAAAGAAGGAGTGAAACTGACCCAACACATCGCTGCAGCTCCACTTTGCacccccagcagagcagctttcctCACTGGCAGATATCCCCTCCGATCAG GGATGGATGCTATAAACAATTACCGTGTTATTTTTTGGAATGGCGGCTCAGGAGGGCTTCCTCCAAATGAAACCACTTTTGCCAAAAtactgcagcagcaaggctACAGCACAGGACTGATAG gGAAATGGCATCAAGGTGTTAACTGTCAATCCCGCAATGACCATTGTCATCACCCTTTAAACCATGGGTTTGACTATTTTTATGGGATGCCTTTTACACTAATAAGTGACTGCCAACCAACAGAAACACCAGAGATGGACAGAGTCTTTAGAAGGAAACTCTGGGTTTACACTCAGATGATTGGCCTCGCTACACTCACTGCTGCCCTAGGAAGACTGACAGGCTTGATTTTAGTCCGCTGGAAAACGCTGACCTGCCTTGCTGGGTTTAGTATCCTGTTCTTCGTATCCTGGTTCTCAAGTTATGGGTTTGTACGATACTGGAACTGCATTATGATGAGAAACCACGAAGTTACTGAGCAGCCAATGGTGACAGACAGGACTACGTCCCTTATCTTGAGAGAGTCCATTTCCTTTATTGAAAG AAATAAGCACAAACcattcctcctctttctttcctttttacacTCCCACACCCCTCTCCTCACCACAGAGAAGTTTCTTGGGAGGAGCAGCCATGGTTTATTTGGAGACAATGTAGAGGAGATGGACTGGATGGTGG GTCAGGTTCTAGATGCTATTGACAAGGAAGGCTTGAAAAATACTACACTAGTTTACTTTACCTCTGATCATGGTGGATGGCTGGAAAGACAAGAAGGCAAAAGGCAGCTGGGTGGCTGGAACGGAATATACAGAG gTGGAAAAGCTATgggaggctgggaaggaggaattCGAGTCCCAGGGATATTTAGGTGGCCAGGAGTGTTACCTGCAGGCACAGTCATTGATGAACCTACAAGTCTTATGGACATTTATCCTACAGTTGTTCATCTGGCTGGAGGGGTGTTACCCCAGGACAG ATCCAGCCTCTACCTGCAATCCTCATTCAAAGTTGCCAGTTCCAGCAAGAGTTTTGCAGAGGCAACGCAGTCCTGTACAGCTTACTCCAGTCTGATGGTGTCCATTTTTTCTGCTAGGGTAATTGATGGCCGGGATCTGATGCCTTTACTGCAAGGAACAGTTAAGCACTCAGAGCACGAGTTCCTGTTTCATTACTGTGGCATTCATTTACATGCTGTGCGGTGGCACCAGAAGGACA gTGGAGCCATCTGGAAGGCTCATTATGTGACCCCCATCTTCCATCCACTCGGGGCTGGGGCTTGTTATGATAGAGGATTTTGCCCATGTTTTGGGGAAGGCGTGACCCATCATGACCCTCCGTTGCTGTTTGATCTCTCGCGAGACCCTTCTGAAGCCAAACCTCTGTCGGCTGACACTGAGCCCCTCTTTGACACTGTAATAAGAAAGATTGGAAGAGCCATAGAAGAGCATCGCAGGACACTGACTCCAGTCCCAGAGCAGCTCTCCTTGTACAATGTTGTGTGGAAGCCGTGGCTGCAGCCGTGCTGTGGGACCTTCCCATTCTGTTGGTGTGATAAGGAAGGCGATAATAAACTTGCTGACCTATAA
- the LOC140647876 gene encoding arylsulfatase D-like isoform X5 gives MIWRLTSYWTPNIDRLAKEGVKLTQHIAAAPLCTPSRAAFLTGRYPLRSGMDAINNYRVIFWNGGSGGLPPNETTFAKILQQQGYSTGLIGKWHQGVNCQSRNDHCHHPLNHGFDYFYGMPFTLISDCQPTETPEMDRVFRRKLWVYTQMIGLATLTAALGRLTGLILVRWKTLTCLAGFSILFFVSWFSSYGFVRYWNCIMMRNHEVTEQPMVTDRTTSLILRESISFIERNKHKPFLLFLSFLHSHTPLLTTEKFLGRSSHGLFGDNVEEMDWMVGQVLDAIDKEGLKNTTLVYFTSDHGGWLERQEGKRQLGGWNGIYRGGKAMGGWEGGIRVPGIFRWPGVLPAGTVIDEPTSLMDIYPTVVHLAGGVLPQDRSSLYLQSSFKVASSSKSFAEATQSCTAYSSLMVSIFSARVIDGRDLMPLLQGTVKHSEHEFLFHYCGIHLHAVRWHQKDSGAIWKAHYVTPIFHPLGAGACYDRGFCPCFGEGVTHHDPPLLFDLSRDPSEAKPLSADTEPLFDTVIRKIGRAIEEHRRTLTPVPEQLSLYNVVWKPWLQPCCGTFPFCWCDKEGDNKLADL, from the exons GACCCCGAACATTGATCGCCTGGCAAAAGAAGGAGTGAAACTGACCCAACACATCGCTGCAGCTCCACTTTGCacccccagcagagcagctttcctCACTGGCAGATATCCCCTCCGATCAG GGATGGATGCTATAAACAATTACCGTGTTATTTTTTGGAATGGCGGCTCAGGAGGGCTTCCTCCAAATGAAACCACTTTTGCCAAAAtactgcagcagcaaggctACAGCACAGGACTGATAG gGAAATGGCATCAAGGTGTTAACTGTCAATCCCGCAATGACCATTGTCATCACCCTTTAAACCATGGGTTTGACTATTTTTATGGGATGCCTTTTACACTAATAAGTGACTGCCAACCAACAGAAACACCAGAGATGGACAGAGTCTTTAGAAGGAAACTCTGGGTTTACACTCAGATGATTGGCCTCGCTACACTCACTGCTGCCCTAGGAAGACTGACAGGCTTGATTTTAGTCCGCTGGAAAACGCTGACCTGCCTTGCTGGGTTTAGTATCCTGTTCTTCGTATCCTGGTTCTCAAGTTATGGGTTTGTACGATACTGGAACTGCATTATGATGAGAAACCACGAAGTTACTGAGCAGCCAATGGTGACAGACAGGACTACGTCCCTTATCTTGAGAGAGTCCATTTCCTTTATTGAAAG AAATAAGCACAAACcattcctcctctttctttcctttttacacTCCCACACCCCTCTCCTCACCACAGAGAAGTTTCTTGGGAGGAGCAGCCATGGTTTATTTGGAGACAATGTAGAGGAGATGGACTGGATGGTGG GTCAGGTTCTAGATGCTATTGACAAGGAAGGCTTGAAAAATACTACACTAGTTTACTTTACCTCTGATCATGGTGGATGGCTGGAAAGACAAGAAGGCAAAAGGCAGCTGGGTGGCTGGAACGGAATATACAGAG gTGGAAAAGCTATgggaggctgggaaggaggaattCGAGTCCCAGGGATATTTAGGTGGCCAGGAGTGTTACCTGCAGGCACAGTCATTGATGAACCTACAAGTCTTATGGACATTTATCCTACAGTTGTTCATCTGGCTGGAGGGGTGTTACCCCAGGACAG ATCCAGCCTCTACCTGCAATCCTCATTCAAAGTTGCCAGTTCCAGCAAGAGTTTTGCAGAGGCAACGCAGTCCTGTACAGCTTACTCCAGTCTGATGGTGTCCATTTTTTCTGCTAGGGTAATTGATGGCCGGGATCTGATGCCTTTACTGCAAGGAACAGTTAAGCACTCAGAGCACGAGTTCCTGTTTCATTACTGTGGCATTCATTTACATGCTGTGCGGTGGCACCAGAAGGACA gTGGAGCCATCTGGAAGGCTCATTATGTGACCCCCATCTTCCATCCACTCGGGGCTGGGGCTTGTTATGATAGAGGATTTTGCCCATGTTTTGGGGAAGGCGTGACCCATCATGACCCTCCGTTGCTGTTTGATCTCTCGCGAGACCCTTCTGAAGCCAAACCTCTGTCGGCTGACACTGAGCCCCTCTTTGACACTGTAATAAGAAAGATTGGAAGAGCCATAGAAGAGCATCGCAGGACACTGACTCCAGTCCCAGAGCAGCTCTCCTTGTACAATGTTGTGTGGAAGCCGTGGCTGCAGCCGTGCTGTGGGACCTTCCCATTCTGTTGGTGTGATAAGGAAGGCGATAATAAACTTGCTGACCTATAA